GTATTATTATTTAGTACTTTTTAATCCTGAATTTTGATTAATTATGTCTCTAATAGAAACTTCTTGGAAACATGAATATATAACTACCAATGGGGTAAAACTACACTACGTTACTCAAGGGGAAGGGCCATTAATGTTGATGTTGCATGGGTTTCCTGAATTTTGGTACTCTTGGCGACATCAAATACCAGAATTTGCCCAAAATTTTAAAGTCGTCGCCCTTGACTTGCGTGGTTACAACGATAGTGATAAACCAAATGAGCAATCAGCTTATGTCATGGATGAGTTTATCAAAGATGTTGAGGGAGTAATTAAAGGATTAGGATACCAAAAGTGTGTTTTAGTTGGACATGATTGGGGAGGTGCGATCGCTTGGAATTTTGCATACAGTCACCCTGAAATGTTAGAACAATTAATTATTCTTAACCTGCCTCATCCTGCCAAATTTGCCCAAGGGTTACGCACTCCCCAACAGTTGCTACGCAGCAACTATATATTCCTCTTTCAACTACCGTGGGTACCAGAATTAATTTTACAATCTTCCGACTACCAAGCTATTGAAACAGCTTTTAAAGGTACAGCAGTTAACAAGAGTGCTTTCACACAAGCCGATATTGATGCATATAAAAATGCTGCTGCAAAACGCGGTGCCCTCACAGCAATGTTGAACTATTACCGCAATATTTTTCAGCAGAGAATGCTAAATCCAAACTGGGGCGTTCTGGAAGTACCAACACTGATGATTTGGGGAGAAAATGACACCGCACTCGGCAAGGAACTAACCTATGACACCGCAGCTTATGTCCGAAACTTTCAAATCAAGTATATTCCTGATTGTGGTCATTGGGTGCAGCAAGAACAGCCGGAATTGGTTAATCAGTATATGCGAGAATTTCTAATAGACTTAACCTAATTTGTGAATTTGCGAGCAAATCAATTAATAAAGTATAAATACTTATCAAAAGGCCAAATTATGGCAAGTAGTGCAAGCCTTTAAAAAGATTTAACAGAGATTTAACACTGGCAGCTTTTTAGGGTTTATCGGGTAAAAATCGACCAGAAACAGGATATATGGAATTTTTTATCTCGATATTATAGCAAGTTCATATCATAACCAACTTGT
The Nostoc punctiforme PCC 73102 genome window above contains:
- a CDS encoding alpha/beta fold hydrolase; the encoded protein is MSLIETSWKHEYITTNGVKLHYVTQGEGPLMLMLHGFPEFWYSWRHQIPEFAQNFKVVALDLRGYNDSDKPNEQSAYVMDEFIKDVEGVIKGLGYQKCVLVGHDWGGAIAWNFAYSHPEMLEQLIILNLPHPAKFAQGLRTPQQLLRSNYIFLFQLPWVPELILQSSDYQAIETAFKGTAVNKSAFTQADIDAYKNAAAKRGALTAMLNYYRNIFQQRMLNPNWGVLEVPTLMIWGENDTALGKELTYDTAAYVRNFQIKYIPDCGHWVQQEQPELVNQYMREFLIDLT